Part of the Gemmatimonadaceae bacterium genome is shown below.
GCTGTCGCCCGTTGGAGCCAGACATGGATGACATTCCACGCGAGCTCGAGGTGTATGAGGTCCGCCATCTGCCCATCATGAAAGCGTACGCCGATCAGCTCGGCCTCGTGAGCACCATCAATTATCTTGTCCCTACGGAGATGCAGGTCGATGCGGGCACGATTGTGCTCGGGCTCGTGTTGGATACCCTCAGTGGCCGGAGCCCTCTCTATCGCTTCGCAGAGTTCTGTGCGCACCAAGACACTGCACGGCTCTTGGGCAAAGCCTTACCCCCAGAGGCCTTGAACGATGCTCAGGTGGGCCGCGTCCTCGATCGCCTCTCCGACTGTGGCACGATGAAGATTTGCACCGCCTGTGCTGTGCGTGCTGCGGCGCGTGTTGGCTTCGACAAACGCTCCGTCCATTTTGATACGACCTCGTGCAGTGTCTGGGGCGATTCCCAGTTCCCCGAGACCCAGGAGGTGCCCTGCCGCGTGACCTATGGCTAGAGCAAGGAGAAGCGTCCTGACCTGCAACAGTGTGTCTTCTCGATGCTCTGTGTGGATCGGGCGGTCCCGCTGTGGGGCAAGCCCGAGGAGGGCAACGCATCGGACAAGACCCTCAATACCACCCTGTTGTCGGAGATCGGGCAGACGCTCGCCCGCCATGGCGTGGCTTCGGGGGCGTATAGCGACATTGCGGACGCGGCGCTGGTCAGCGAGGCACATCTCAAGGCGCTTGGGGAC
Proteins encoded:
- a CDS encoding DUF4277 domain-containing protein, whose amino-acid sequence is CRPLEPDMDDIPRELEVYEVRHLPIMKAYADQLGLVSTINYLVPTEMQVDAGTIVLGLVLDTLSGRSPLYRFAEFCAHQDTARLLGKALPPEALNDAQVGRVLDRLSDCGTMKICTACAVRAAARVGFDKRSVHFDTTSCSVWGDSQFPETQEVPCRVTYG